From Bactrocera oleae isolate idBacOlea1 chromosome 4, idBacOlea1, whole genome shotgun sequence:
ataataaaataaataaataaaactctcgacaatagtatgtttgtgtcaaaatatgggttcaatcgaatcaatataaagatttttgaacttccgggtgactttatatcgcatatatcggccaatatgtgagttatctcaatgaaaatgagagaggcTGTTTTaatgaaatcgagtgaaaattttacctggcccccatgtaagtaatattaggattttcgaacattcgtctgactttactttatatgattggtgatggtatgtgaggtaccttaatgaaactgtgggagcattttattagtctgtggcatgttagtaatatgtagtattggcaaaaattgataaaatcgggctaatgctaccctctacttccatatactacttataatacttctcgtatgtcggtcagtgagtactaaacatttttttatatataaaattgcttcaaaatatgttctcgagtatagctgagcaatgtcaaaattaatatctttctctatctccaatatatatatatatgatttccgtctttcctcttgactttaaaccgttccggttgatcaaaatgtgatattttaatgtaattgttgacttcacttattctttcaccttgggtgcggtgttatactcactttttgtcacaattgtactacttttagtaaaaaactctttatttaatttttttttttaaactttagtattgtaaaaatatatattttttttttgacactttataatattaaaaagttcaCGTTCTTAGCTTTAAGGTTTTAAATAATCAATCATACActttcagttttttaaattcacttgtACTTCACTTCGATGAAAATCACTCGGCCGGGAACGTTTTGATGTATAACCTTATAGGTCACGGATGAAAGCGAAAAAGAGAGCCATTCTGGTCTGACTGGTCCCTTTTGATCATTCGGGTGGTGGAAAAGACGGTGGTTGCAGTGTGGGTGTATAGTGTAGATGTagagtgtggttggttaattgtatatggttgtgttggtgagtgatatggtgtgttgtaggtggtgtatgatgttgcgttggttatgttgtattgtatgatgttgtacggtgggttgtgagcttagttgtcgcgagattagaagtcgcatgaacatcccggcccccctaggcgaattaattGCCTAGAAGTCTCTGCAACTGTTGCAGAGTGCTCACTACGGCGTTCAATCCGGTTGCCCTTTGCCGCTGGTTGCGATGACCATAGGGTGGTGGAGGTGGCCGCGAGCGTGCCCCTCTGGATGGCTTCGGGCGATGTATTCTTTGGCGCTGGACGGGATTCCCTTGTTGTCTGTGCCGGTGATTGGTCTGCGTGGTGGACGGAGTTGCTCGTCGAGGGAATCGATGGAACAGAGTATGATGCGGTCGTTGGCAATATTGGCACGATCCGTCGGTTATACACTCAAAGGTGGAGTGACTATCTGCCAAGCAAGTCATACAGTGTCCGTGGGCTCTGGCGATCTGTTGGCGTTGAGCGGGCTTCATGCTTTTGAAGATGGTGCACCTCTTCAGGACGTGAGGTCGATGGCATAGACTGCATCGTGGAGGCAGATGCTCATCAAACTGCTCCTCGTTTGCATCCCTTAATgctgctgcagatgattggctgtGTGGTACCGTGGCGCTTTGCATCCTTGGTGCTGCGATGTGTGGACCAGATGCTCTAGGCGCAGCAATTACGGACCTCACAGTCTTGGGAGCGCTGTGTATATCTTCTACGTCCATTTCCATTGGAataggaatatataatattaaaatatggtttggctcataattttgaattatgatatttgttacttggtttgaaaaatatatatatatatatatatgtatatgtgactatatatgttgtggttaatttttaatcgcgtttgttagtgttagatttgcatgtacgaattataaaacggtagtatttcgagttaaacgaattaattgtcggttttgattttatttatgcgcttgtcttggcggggtttgtgtaatcggttcttcggtgttcggaagaaaacacaattttactaatggtcgagttagtataccagtttgggttcgtacgtctactattcttatgtgaccatctcgtccccgatggaccttttcaatgcggcctagtcgccattctgttggaggaaggcattcatcatgtatgatgacgcattcgcccgt
This genomic window contains:
- the LOC138856940 gene encoding uncharacterized protein — protein: MADDDKSQSTPAEATRSKQVTNIIIQNYEPNHILILYIPIPMEMDVEDIHSAPKTVRSVIAAPRASGPHIAAPRMQSATVPHSQSSAAALRDANEEQFDEHLPPRCSLCHRPHVLKRCTIFKSMKPAQRQQIARAHGHCMTCLADSHSTFECITDGSCQYCQRPHHTLFHRFPRRATPSTTQTNHRHRQQGNPVQRQRIHRPKPSRGARSRPPPPPYGHRNQRQRATGLNAVVSTLQQLQRLLGN